A window from Citrus sinensis cultivar Valencia sweet orange chromosome 3, DVS_A1.0, whole genome shotgun sequence encodes these proteins:
- the LOC102615503 gene encoding protein NRT1/ PTR FAMILY 4.4 — MDSVEKTRELKRDSMLSLDVDETAVDWRGRPCKANKHGGMTAAVFVLGLQAFEMTAIAAVGNNLITYVFNEMHFPLSKSANIVTNFIGTVFLLSLFGGFLSDSYLGSFWTMLIFGFVELSGFILLSVQAHLPQLRPSPCNMLTDTDGTQNCQEAKGYKALILYLALYLVALGSGCLKPNIISHGADQFKKQESKKLSTYFNVAYFAFCMGQLIALTLLVWVQTHSGMDIGFGVSAAAMAVGLISLIFGIFVYRNKSPRGSIFTPIAQVFVAAITKRKQICPSNTYILHGSQTNIATNRVLATSPNNRNLLHTEKFRFLDKACIKVQDGANESPWKLCTVTQVEQVKIIMSVVPIFACTIIFNTILAQLQTFSVQQGSAMDNKITNRFQIPPASLQAIPYILLIFVVPLYEIVFVPVASKFTKKDSGISPLQRVGVGLFVATFSMVAAALIEKKRRTAALNSNQILSIFWIAPQFLIFGLSEMFTAVGLIEFFYKQSLEGMQSFLTAMTYCSYSFGFYLSSLLVSLVNKITSRTSSSAHGWLSDNDLNKDRLDLFYWLLAALSLINFFNYLFWSRWYSYNPSLSPTTTPHESHGEDLENQSLNNNISKHILRADN, encoded by the exons ATGGATAGTGTGGAGAAGACAAGAGAGCTGAAAAGAGATTCCATGTTGTCGTTGGATGTTGATGAAACGGCTGTTGATTGGAGAGGCAGGCCATGCAAAGCTAACAAGCATGGTGGCATGACTGCTGCTGTTTTTGTTCTTG GTCTTCAAGCATTTGAAATGACGGCAATTGCAGCTGTTGGAAACAATCTCATAACCTATGTGTTCAATGAGATGCACTTTCCTTTATCAAAATCAGCCAATATAGTCACAAACTTTATAGGAACTgtctttcttctctctctttttggtGGGTTCCTCTCAGATTCTTATCTTGGTAGCTTTTGGACAATGTTGATCTTTGGTTTTGTGGAGCTCTCT gGTTTCATATTATTGTCTGTTCAAGCCCATCTCCCACAATTGAGGCCATCTCCATGCAACATGCTCACTGACACTGACGGAACCCAAAATTGTCAAGAAGCGAAGGGCTATAAAGCTTTGATACTATATTTAGCACTTTACTTGGTGGCTCTAGGCAGTGGGTGCTTAAAACCTAACATAATTTCCCATGGAGCTGATCAATTCAAAAAGCAAGAATCCAAAAAGCTCTCCACTTACTTCAATGTTGCATATTTTGCTTTCTGCATGGGACAGCTTATTGCCCTAACATTACTTGTTTGGGTCCAGACTCACTCTGGAATGGACATTGGATTTGGTGTCTCAGCAGCCGCTATGGCTGTGGGATTAATCAGCTTGATTTTTGGAATATTTGTTTATAGAAATAAGTCGCCCCGTGGAAGCATCTTTACCCCAATTGCTCAA gttTTTGTGGCTgcaataacaaaaagaaagcaaatatGCCCATCAAATACATATATCCTCCATGGAAGCCAAACTAATATTGCTACAAACCGCGTTTTAGCCACCTCACCTAACAACAGGAACCTCCTACATACCGAAAAGTTCAG ATTTCTTGACAAAGCCTGCATAAAGGTCCAAGATGGAGCAAATGAGAGTCCGTGGAAACTATGCACAGTGACACAAGTTGAGCAAGTGAAGATAATAATGTCTGTAGTCCCCATATTTGCTTGCACCATAATTTTCAATACCATTTTGGCTCAGCTCCAAACATTCTCAGTTCAACAAGGAAGTGCCATGGACAATAAAATCACAAACCGTTTCCAAATCCCTCCTGCTTCTCTTCAAGCCATCCCTTACATCTTGCTCATCTTTGTAGTCCCTTTATACGAAATCGTTTTCGTCCCCGTTGCATCGAAATTCACCAAGAAAGATTCAGGAATTTCCCCTCTACAAAGGGTTGGAGTTGGACTTTTTGTTGCAACTTTCTCAATGGTTGCAGCTGCCctaatagagaaaaaaagaagaaccGCAGCTTTAAATTCCAATCAAATTCTCTCAATCTTTTGGATTGCTCCACAATTCTTAATCTTTGGACTCTCAGAAATGTTCACAGCAGTAGGGCTCATAGAATTCTTCTACAAACAATCATTGGAAGGGATGCAGTCATTTTTGACAGCAATGACATATTGCTCATACTCATTTGGATTCTATTTGAGCTCCCTTCTTGTTTCACTTGTCAACAAAATTACATCAAGAACTAGCTCTTCAGCTCACGGGTGGCTAAGTGATAATGATCTCAACAAAGATAGGCTCGATCTTTTTTATTGGCTTTTAGCTGCACTCAGCCTCATCAACTTTTTCAATTATCTTTTTTGGTCTAGATGGTATTCTTATAATCCATCTTTATCTCCTACTACAACACCACATGAATCTCATGGAGAAGACTTGGAGAATCAAAGCCTCAACAACAATATCTCAAAGCACATTCTTAGAGCtgacaattaa